The proteins below come from a single Cherax quadricarinatus isolate ZL_2023a unplaced genomic scaffold, ASM3850222v1 Contig5823, whole genome shotgun sequence genomic window:
- the LOC138852252 gene encoding inverted formin-2-like, protein PILPTPWPILPSPGPILPTPGPILPSPGPILPSPGPILPTPGPILPSPGPILPSSGPILPSPGPILPSPGPILPSPGPILPTPGPILPSRGPILPSSGPILPTPGPILPPPEPILPSPGPNLPTPGPILPSPGPILPSPGPNLPTPGPILPSPGPILPSPWPILPTFGTILPSPGPILPSPGPILPTPWPI, encoded by the coding sequence GCCTATCTTGCCCACCCCttggcctatcttgccctcccctgggcctatcttgcccacccctgggcctatcttgccctcccctgggcctatcttgccctcccctgggcctatcttgcccacccctgggcctatcttgccctcccctgggcctatcttgccctcctctgggcctatcttgccctcccctgggcctatcttgccctcccctgggcctatcttgccctcccctgggcctatcttgcccacccctgggcctatcttgccctcccgtgggcctatcttgccctcctctgggcctatcttgcccacccctgggcctatcttgccgcCCCCTgagcctatcttgccctcccccgGGCCTAACTTGCccacccctgggcctatcttgccgtcccctgggcctatcttgccctcccccgGGCCTAACTTGCccacccctgggcctatcttgccgtcccctgggcctatcttgccctccccctGGCCTATCTTGCCCACCTTTGGgactatcttgccctcccctgggcctatcttgccctcccctgggcctatcttgcccaccccttggcctatctt